A single region of the Chrysoperla carnea chromosome 5, inChrCarn1.1, whole genome shotgun sequence genome encodes:
- the LOC123301064 gene encoding uncharacterized protein LOC123301064 translates to MKFSLFFYYVLVTYTAIVTAGTVEEVTTQACEEVKRNAKEIQNLFLEISKLKRSLYAIKEQIHEETEHTINEVIENDKKTLEFINKIDQENCRAKAEKELKTAYNLTITDINIGCQKETIEKIDVLQIDLKETNESLSKVNKTNSEIIQFCFNTTNQEAEQLEQCFKAQDNEVKDEIQKCVGIVNIIKNQVTDIEINVEIVIKCIQASSWIFNQMTDRIIVDVKKCAGID, encoded by the exons atgaaattttctctttttttctaTTACGTTTTAGTGACGTATAcg GCAATCGTAACTGCAGGTACTGTTGAAGAGGTAACTACCCAAGCATGTGAAGAAGTTAAAAGGAATGcaaaagaaatacaaaatctTTTCCTAgaaattagtaaattaaaacGTAGTTTATATGCAATAAAAGAACAAATTCATGAAGAAACTGAACATACTATAAATGAAGTAatcgaaaatgataaaaaaacactagaatttattaataaaattgatcaagAAAATTGTCGGGCAAAAGCAGAAAAAGAATTAAAGACTGCATACAATCTTACAATAACTGATATTAATATAGGATGTCAAAAGGAAACAATCGAAAAAATAGATGTTTTACAGATCGACTTAAAAGAAACGAACGAATCACTTTCAAAAGTAAACAAAACTAACAgtgaaattattcaattttgttttaacactACAAATCAAGAAGCTGAACAATTGGAACAATGCTTTAAGGCTCAAGATAATGAGGTGAAAgatgaaatacaaaaatgtgttggaatagtcaatattataaaaaatcaagttacagatattgaaataaatgttgaaattgtaataaaatgtattcaGGCTAGTTCATGGATATTCAATCAAATGACCGATCGCATTATTGTCGATGTAAAAAAATGTGCTGGTATTGACTAA